One stretch of Zingiber officinale cultivar Zhangliang chromosome 6B, Zo_v1.1, whole genome shotgun sequence DNA includes these proteins:
- the LOC121990373 gene encoding SNF2 domain-containing protein CLASSY 3-like, giving the protein MEDQRRRGGQSSVPLVASSASPEPTVLTISDEDSGSDEGNVKSKEVIVDSPSLLEVPDDDLEIERADALEKDDPCVELDDMNTTDISSSSSELMDATNSYLEDDGRCEIIDEEEIARSTSDETTMEVEDNFDVIILTDMEEDQQYREANERDEEILKPCHPLPFTCPATRTRSWFGKQPKISYCRYFGTLDIDWEEWEKEEEEEEEEEEEEEDNESQEDEPLSLSKKKIFSKTCIPREDKPLSSLNKKNKCSKPQKDGASSSSNKKKSSEPRIDEPSPLLNHAKSGKRKRDIPSKEYFIPELLVNTMCDNTIDIPSIFPTKESCNEEPDFFSWNDEELKVVEKSDHEKFIDELWADFDFAMGSTNIGSYNADKSQEEKITNMEDRLLPSCLSGEHCFILDEQIGLICKFCSFVRMEIRHILPFFGQNMFRKSEMRNSNSEQDQLYFENLLASINLSGEASANNSRKTVWDLIPGVYQTMYQHQREAFEFMWRNLAGGIDLNKLISHSKPDVVGGCVISHAPGTGKTRLSIVFIQTYMKVFPDCRPMIIAPRGMLLTWETEARKWDVNIPIHNLNSLEYTGKEDKAIISSLTSRQPRTKMSVRLVKLCSWSKGNSILGVSYNLFKKLSSERTTTGLDKFLLEKPGLLVLDEGHIPRNQRSLIWKVLGKVKAEKRLILSGTPFQNNFDELYNILCLVRPKFAEEITNNNLKLGRQKVCIDEQPIGFPEKDGGKELWTSLTSNVTDDNVEEVRSILKPFVHIHNGTILNDLPGMREYIILLDPVPHQKAMIEKVKHIGSKSALDCEYKYCLASIHPSLVTCLKMSKEDELLVDKDLLEKLKLNPAEGAKTRFVVEIVRLCESQNEKVLIFSQYIQPLTMIKEQLINEFNLIEGKEVLEMTGKVHLRNRQSSINMFNDEKSEAKVLLASTKACCEGISLTGASRVILIDVVWNPAVGRQATSRAFRIGQKKFVYTYNLITSGTGEKEKYEAQIKKDHLSKLLFAQESDSTITKIRLPQSKEGHPNSVLSKDKILEQIVDKMKGMFIDIFCSSKE; this is encoded by the exons ATGGAGGatcaaagaagaagaggaggacaGAGCTCGGTTCCTCTTGTTGCTTCTTCGGCTTCTCCGGAACCCACGGTTCTTACAATTAGTGATGAAGATTCGGGTAGTGACGAGGGTAATGTGAAGTCAAAAGAAGTGATAGTTGATTCTCCATCTCTTCTGGAAGTACCAGATGATGATTTGGAAATTGAACGGGCTGATGCTCTCGAAAAGGATGATCCCTGCGTTGAGTTGGATGATATGAATACAACTGATATTTCCAGTTCCAGCTCAGAGTTGATGGATGCGACAAATTCATATCTTGAAGATGATGGGAGATGTGAAATCATAGATGAAGAAGAGATAGCACGCTCCACATCTGATGAAACTACTATGGAGGTTGAAGATAATTTTGACGTCATAATCTTGACAGATATGGAGGAAGATCAGCAATATAGGGAAGCAAATGAACGTGATGAAGAAATTCTAAAACCTTGTCATCCACTGCCATTTACTTGTCCTGCAACGAGGACCAGATCATGGTTTGGAAAACAGCCAAAAATCTCTTATTGTAGGTATTTCGGAACACTTGACATTGATTGGGAGGAgtgggagaaggaggaggaagaagaagaagaagaagaagaagaagaagaggataatGAATCACAGGAAGATGAACCGTTGTCTTTGTCAAAGAAAAAAATCTTCTCAAAAACATGCATTCCTCGGGAAGACAAGCCATTGTCTTCATTAAACAAGAAGAACAAGTGTTCAAAACCTCAGAAAGATGGAGCGTCTTCTTCATcaaacaagaagaaatcctcgGAACCTCGGATAGATGAACCATCACCTTTACTAAACCATGCAAAATCTGGAAAAAGAAAGAGGGATATCCCCTCCAAAGAGTATTTTATTCCAGAGCTCCTTGTTAATACGATGTGCGACAACACAATAGATATTCCTTCTATCTTTCCTACAAAGGAATCTTGCAATGAGGAACCTGACTTTTTCTCATGGAATGATGAAGAACTCAAAGTTGTTGAAAAGTCTGATCATGAGAAATTTATAGATGAACTTTGGGCTGATTTTGATTTTGCCATGGGTTCTACTAATATTGGCTCCTACAATGCTGATAAG AGTCAAGAagaaaaaatcacaaatatggaAGATAGACTACTGCCATCATGCTTGAGTGGGGAGCATTGTTTTATCCTAGATGAACAAATAGGGCTCATATGCAAGTTCTGCTCCTTTGTTAGGATGGAAATCAGACATATTCTTCCATTTTTT GGGCAAAACATGTTTCGAAAATCAGAGATGAGAAATTCCAACAGTGAACAGGACCAACTATATTTTGAAAACCTTCTTGCATCCATTAATTTAAGTGGGGAAGCTTCggctaataattccagaaaaactGTGTGGGATCTCATCCCAGGTGTTTACCAGACCATGTACCAGCATCAACGAGAAGCATTCGAGTTTATGTGGAGAAACCTAGCAGGGGGGATTGATCTAAACAAGTTGATTTCCCATTCCAAACCTGATGTGGTAGGGGGTTGTGTGATTTCTCATGCACCAGGGACAGGGAAGACCCGATTATCCATTGTTTTTATTCAAACTTATATGAAGGTTTTTCCAGATTGCAGGCCTATGATAATTGCTCCTAGAGGAATGCTCctaacatgggagacagaagctagaaAATGGGATGTCAACATTCCCATTCATAATCTGAATTCTTTAGAATACACTGGGAAAGAAGACAAAGCCATAATTTCTTCATTGACTTCAAGACAACCACGAACTAAAATGTCAGTGCGGCTCGTGAAACTGTGTTCATGGAGCAAAGGCAATAGCATCCTTGGAGTAAGTTATAATCTGTTCAAGAAGCTGTCTTCTGAGAGGACTACAACTGGATTGGATAAGTTTCTTCTTGAGAAACCAGGTTTGCTAGTTCTTGATGAAGGGCATATTCCAAGAAATCAACGGAGTCTTATATGGAAGGTATTAGGAAAAGTCAAAGCAGAAAAGCGACTCATCCTTTCTGGAACACCCTTCCAAAATAATTTTGACGAGCTTTACAATATCTTGTGTTTGGTACGGCCTAAATTTGCAGAGGAGATCACAAATAACAATTTGAAATTAGGAAGGCAAAAGGTTTGCATAGACGAGCAACCAATTGGCTTTCCTGAAAAAGATGGTGGAAAAGAACTTTGGACTTCTCTAACTAGCAATGTTACTGATGACAATGTTGAAGAAGTCAGATCTATATTGAAACCTTTTGTGCACATTCATAATGGCACTATCCTGAATGATCTTCCAG GTATGAGAGAATATATAATTCTTTTGGATCCCGTACCTCACCAGAAAGCCATGATTGAAAAAGTAAAACACATTGGATCCAAATCCGCCTTAGACTGTGAATACAAATATTGCTTGGCTTCCATCCATCCTTCCCTGGTGACTTGTCTGAAGATGTCTAAAGAAGATGAATTGCTGGTAGACAAGGATTTGCTTGAAAAGTTGAAACTCAATCCAGCTGAAGGGGCAAAAACACGATTCGTTGTCGAAATTGTTCGCTTGTGTGAATCGCAGAATGAGAAAGTGCTTATTTTCAGTCAGTATATACAACCACTGACGATGATTAAAGAACAACTGATCAACGAGTTTAACTTGATTGAAGGGAAGGAGGTCTTGGAGATGACCGGAAAGGTTCATTTGCGAAATCGTCAATCTTCGATAAATATGTTTAATGATGAAAAAAGTGAAGCTAAAGTGCTACTTGCATCAACCAAGGCTTGCTGTGAAGGGATAAGCTTAACCGGCGCCTCAAGGGTTATACTTATTGATGTTGTATGGAATCCGGCAGTAGGAAGACAAGCCACCAGCAGAGCATTCAGAATTGGCCAAAAGAAATTTGTATACACTTACAACTTGATTACATCTGGGACAGGTGAAAAGGAAAAGTATGAGGCACAAATCAAAAAAGATCATTTGTCCAAATTGTTGTTTGCCCAAGAAAGTGATTCCACTATTACCAAAATCCGTTTACCTCAGTCAAAGGAAGGTCACCCAAATAGTGTTCTCTCCAAAGACAAGATTCTGGAACAAATTGTTGATAAAATGAAGGGCATGTTTATTGATATTTTCTGTTCATCCAAGGAGTAA